The proteins below are encoded in one region of Sphingobium yanoikuyae:
- a CDS encoding winged helix-turn-helix transcriptional regulator has translation MEYDAQTTGIPLSVQLRRGDLMAAACPSREVLKHVTSRWGVLVLIALMDGTLRFGELRRLIGGVSERMLSQTLQWLEHDGLVNRTARQIVPPHVEYSLTPIGREAAQKVTDLADWIETRLPKILDARKTSVNPER, from the coding sequence ATGGAATATGATGCACAAACCACGGGTATACCCCTGTCCGTACAACTGCGTCGCGGCGATCTCATGGCGGCGGCATGCCCATCGCGCGAAGTGCTTAAACACGTCACCAGTCGATGGGGGGTTCTCGTGCTGATTGCTCTGATGGATGGCACGCTGCGGTTCGGCGAACTTCGCCGGCTGATTGGTGGGGTAAGCGAAAGGATGCTCTCGCAGACCTTGCAATGGCTGGAGCACGACGGGCTAGTCAATCGTACGGCGCGACAGATTGTTCCGCCGCATGTCGAGTACAGCCTCACGCCAATAGGACGCGAAGCTGCGCAAAAAGTGACTGATCTCGCGGACTGGATCGAGACACGCCTGCCAAAGATCCTCGACGCCAGAAAAACAAGCGTGAATCCTGAGCGGTAG